In one Gimesia sp. genomic region, the following are encoded:
- a CDS encoding aspartate kinase, with product MTNSVVCKFGGSSVANATQIEKVRRIVADNPQRRFVVVSAPGRVQKNEEKITDHLLNIATRGQHFRDSRKSISATESKQAVIDRFSGIISDLEIEGKDLIESLKTDLEPNLDGDKRIAFLASRGEHYNARIIARYFQRKGMEARACLPEEFGFLVTDSYLDAKVEEPAYDNIAVLDQEETDMVTVIPGFYGVTEAGEIAVFSRGGSDLTGGEIAYAIDGDKYENWTDVSGVLESDPRIISAARAIPRLTFKEIRLLSSKGVNVFHLDAMLNCRKRKIPIHVRNTNQPEAAGTQILNERVPEEGVVGIARLDNMAYIYLEKDMLCEEVGFTATLLKIFQSYGINTYHYPTDKDDIAVLVKQDDLKGSINDLRRAIEKQLKPDFMDVVYNLSVITPVGLGLKRNSYPLVDAINALGEHHIPIEMIDQSPSQICFHIGVSQAVADDALNILYRVLINDTRA from the coding sequence ATGACAAACAGTGTAGTCTGTAAATTTGGTGGAAGTTCCGTAGCGAACGCTACTCAAATCGAAAAAGTCCGTCGCATTGTCGCCGACAATCCCCAACGACGGTTTGTGGTGGTCTCGGCTCCGGGGCGAGTCCAGAAAAACGAAGAAAAGATCACCGATCATCTGCTCAATATCGCGACCCGGGGGCAGCATTTTCGCGACTCCCGCAAGTCGATCTCCGCAACCGAGAGCAAACAGGCGGTCATCGATCGTTTCAGTGGCATCATCTCTGATCTGGAGATCGAAGGCAAAGACCTGATCGAGTCGCTGAAAACCGATCTGGAGCCCAACCTGGATGGCGACAAACGGATCGCGTTCCTTGCTTCGCGGGGCGAGCACTACAATGCCCGCATCATCGCGCGGTATTTTCAGAGAAAAGGCATGGAAGCCCGCGCCTGTCTGCCGGAAGAATTTGGCTTCCTGGTGACCGACAGTTACCTGGATGCCAAAGTCGAAGAGCCCGCCTACGATAACATTGCGGTTCTCGATCAGGAAGAGACTGACATGGTCACCGTCATCCCCGGTTTCTACGGCGTGACCGAAGCAGGAGAGATCGCTGTCTTCTCCCGAGGCGGTTCCGATCTGACCGGAGGCGAAATTGCCTACGCGATCGATGGCGACAAGTACGAGAACTGGACCGACGTGAGCGGCGTGCTCGAGTCTGACCCTCGCATCATCTCTGCCGCCCGGGCGATTCCCCGCCTGACGTTCAAAGAAATTCGTCTGCTCTCCTCCAAGGGAGTCAACGTTTTTCACCTGGACGCGATGCTCAACTGCCGGAAACGCAAAATCCCGATTCATGTTCGCAATACAAATCAGCCCGAAGCCGCTGGTACGCAGATTCTCAACGAGCGTGTGCCGGAAGAGGGCGTGGTCGGCATCGCCCGGCTGGACAACATGGCTTATATCTACCTGGAAAAGGACATGCTCTGCGAAGAGGTTGGCTTCACCGCGACATTATTAAAGATCTTCCAGAGCTACGGGATCAACACCTACCATTATCCGACGGATAAAGACGACATCGCTGTTCTGGTCAAACAGGATGACCTGAAAGGAAGCATCAACGACTTGCGGCGGGCAATTGAAAAACAGCTCAAGCCCGATTTTATGGACGTGGTCTACAATCTGTCGGTCATCACACCGGTCGGCCTGGGGCTCAAACGCAACTCCTATCCGCTGGTCGATGCGATCAACGCGCTGGGTGAGCACCATATCCCGATCGAAATGATCGATCAGAGTCCCTCACAGATCTGTTTCCATATCGGCGTCAGTCAGGCCGTCGCCGA
- a CDS encoding DUF6790 family protein → MGKLIQFVMENFTLTFLILGLIVSGFSLLRKPRPLSRANIVESLFAWFLFFSIGCSFFYNFIMHSFFGEMAASFIGWSQSPFQFEVGTASLGYAVVGFLAFRGSLGMRAAAVVGPSMFLLGAAGGHIYQMITAHNFAPGNAGLIFYTDIVLPIIGFVLLGMQYRCQRREQAEAWT, encoded by the coding sequence ATGGGTAAGCTGATTCAATTTGTCATGGAAAATTTTACTCTCACCTTTCTGATCCTGGGGCTGATCGTTTCCGGATTTTCTCTCTTGAGAAAACCGCGACCATTGTCACGAGCGAACATTGTTGAGTCCCTGTTTGCCTGGTTTCTATTCTTTTCCATAGGCTGTTCTTTCTTCTATAACTTCATCATGCATTCGTTCTTCGGCGAGATGGCAGCCAGTTTCATCGGGTGGTCCCAGAGTCCGTTTCAGTTTGAAGTGGGGACCGCCAGCCTGGGTTATGCTGTGGTGGGCTTTCTGGCATTCCGTGGCAGTCTGGGCATGCGGGCCGCCGCGGTGGTCGGGCCGTCGATGTTTCTACTGGGCGCTGCGGGTGGCCATATCTACCAGATGATCACAGCCCATAACTTCGCCCCCGGAAATGCCGGGCTGATTTTTTACACGGACATCGTGCTGCCCATCATCGGTTTTGTCCTGCTGGGCATGCAGTATCGATGTCAGCGTAGGGAACAGGCTGAAGCCTGGACTTAA